The proteins below come from a single Cylindrospermopsis raciborskii Cr2010 genomic window:
- a CDS encoding ParA family protein, producing the protein MTKTIAVFNQAGGVMKTTLTMNLGYDLAKKYKVLLIDLDPQASLTTFMGIQPHELNEIISNPLLNPGAKLPIHNLHGMDLAPANITLSAVELQLAGVMARETRLKQVLEPISHNYDFIFIDCPPSLGILSILGLSAASYALIPVQTHYKAYKGTELLLDSIKQVKQHINTNLNIAGFVPTLYVNANQDKVILDGLERQLSMLGKVYPKIPRATAFADAAMNSQPLAVYDPKHQALTVLKEIAKGMEKL; encoded by the coding sequence ATGACTAAAACTATCGCTGTCTTTAACCAAGCGGGTGGGGTGATGAAAACCACCCTGACAATGAACCTGGGTTATGATCTGGCAAAAAAATATAAGGTCCTACTCATTGACCTAGACCCACAAGCATCTCTAACCACATTTATGGGGATTCAACCCCACGAGCTTAATGAAATCATCTCCAATCCACTTCTTAACCCAGGAGCTAAATTACCAATCCATAATTTACACGGTATGGATCTAGCCCCAGCAAATATAACTCTCAGTGCTGTAGAATTACAATTAGCTGGTGTGATGGCGAGGGAGACCAGATTAAAACAAGTCCTGGAACCTATCTCCCACAACTACGACTTTATTTTCATTGACTGCCCCCCTTCCCTCGGTATTCTCAGTATTCTCGGTTTATCTGCTGCTAGTTATGCCTTAATTCCAGTTCAAACACATTATAAGGCATACAAAGGAACAGAACTATTACTGGATAGCATTAAACAGGTAAAACAACATATTAATACAAACTTGAATATTGCTGGGTTTGTGCCAACCTTATACGTTAACGCGAACCAAGATAAGGTAATACTGGATGGTTTAGAGCGGCAGTTATCAATGTTGGGGAAGGTATATCCAAAAATCCCCCGCGCCACAGCTTTTGCAGATGCGGCAATGAATAGTCAACCATTAGCCGTGTATGACCCAAAACATCAGGCGCTGACGGTACTGAAAGAGATAGCGAAGGGTATGGAAAAACTCTAA
- a CDS encoding UPF0175 family protein: MMDISIQLPDEIFDSFRCKPQEFVKKMKLAAAIHWYQKGEISEKKAAQIAGLSHRDFVMSLAEEKISVSTIGLDQVKEDVSNQRKEFIRSLRGKYKNYLSPSDFFMQQKQTNILL; encoded by the coding sequence ATGATGGACATTTCGATTCAATTACCTGATGAAATCTTTGACAGTTTTCGCTGTAAACCTCAAGAGTTTGTGAAAAAAATGAAACTCGCTGCTGCTATTCATTGGTATCAAAAAGGCGAAATTTCTGAAAAAAAAGCTGCTCAAATAGCAGGATTAAGCCATCGAGACTTTGTAATGTCTTTAGCCGAAGAAAAAATTTCTGTGTCTACCATTGGCTTAGATCAGGTTAAGGAAGATGTCTCTAATCAGCGGAAAGAGTTTATTCGTTCTCTTAGAGGCAAGTATAAAAATTACTTGAGTCCCAGTGATTTTTTTATGCAACAAAAACAAACTAACATCTTGTTATAA
- a CDS encoding DUF4160 domain-containing protein, with translation MVSGSFPKRALRHVLEWHDLHQSELLTNWQLCRRQDQPNHIAPLE, from the coding sequence GTGGTAAGTGGATCCTTTCCAAAACGTGCATTGCGTCATGTTTTGGAATGGCATGATTTACATCAATCTGAGTTGCTGACCAATTGGCAACTTTGCCGACGGCAAGATCAACCGAATCATATCGCTCCTTTGGAATAA
- a CDS encoding Uma2 family endonuclease, with protein MVRQIAPKTQLGVIKSNTNQGVDTPKIVYPESDNKPMADNTRQFTWIVKIKENLEILFKSNLDVFVAGDLFWYPVEGSNKIKLAPDTMVVFGRPKGHRGSYRQWEEDNIPPQVVFEILSPSNNNTEMDRKKLFYLEHGVEEYYVYDPDRISLEVSIRENNSFKEIENFTTWTSPRLKIRFDMSQDELVIYYPDGSKFLSPVELSNYAEQETQRAEREKLLKEQETQRTERERLLKEQETQRAEREKLLKEQETQRAERERLLKEQETQRAEREKLLKEQETQRAESEKLLKEQEQIKYQTLLSQLKAKGIDITALESMK; from the coding sequence ATGGTGAGGCAAATTGCACCAAAAACTCAACTGGGGGTGATAAAATCTAACACTAATCAGGGTGTGGACACGCCTAAAATTGTCTACCCAGAAAGTGATAATAAACCTATGGCGGATAACACTAGACAATTTACATGGATTGTCAAAATTAAGGAAAATTTAGAAATACTATTTAAGTCTAACCTAGATGTGTTTGTAGCTGGGGACTTATTTTGGTATCCAGTAGAGGGTAGCAACAAAATTAAACTAGCCCCTGACACCATGGTGGTGTTTGGGAGACCTAAGGGTCACCGGGGGTCTTATCGACAGTGGGAGGAGGATAATATTCCTCCCCAGGTGGTGTTTGAAATTTTATCTCCTAGTAATAATAATACTGAGATGGATAGAAAAAAGCTCTTTTATCTGGAACATGGAGTGGAGGAGTATTATGTATATGATCCAGATAGGATTAGTCTAGAAGTATCCATTAGAGAAAATAACTCATTTAAGGAGATTGAGAATTTTACCACTTGGACTAGTCCAAGATTGAAAATAAGATTTGACATGAGCCAAGATGAATTAGTCATCTATTATCCAGATGGGAGTAAGTTTCTTAGTCCTGTAGAATTGAGTAATTATGCAGAACAAGAAACTCAACGTGCAGAACGTGAAAAATTGCTTAAAGAGCAGGAAACTCAACGTACAGAACGTGAAAGACTTCTCAAAGAGCAGGAAACTCAACGTGCAGAACGTGAAAAATTGCTTAAAGAACAAGAAACTCAACGTGCAGAACGTGAAAGACTTCTCAAAGAGCAGGAAACTCAACGTGCAGAACGTGAAAAATTGCTTAAAGAACAAGAAACTCAACGTGCAGAAAGTGAAAAATTGCTTAAAGAGCAGGAACAAATAAAGTATCAAACCTTGCTATCACAATTAAAAGCTAAGGGTATTGATATTACTGCACTCGAAAGTATGAAGTAA
- a CDS encoding Uma2 family endonuclease — protein sequence MVRQIAPKTQLGVIESNINQGVETSEIVYPESDNKPMADNTRQFTWIVKIKENLEILFKSKADVFVAGDLFWYPVKGSNKIKLAPDTMVVFGRPKGHRGSYRQWEEDNIPPQVVFEILSPSNNSTEMNRKKLFYLEHGVEEYYVYDPDRISLEVSIRENNSFKEIENFTTWTSPRLKIRFDMSQDELVIYYPDGSKFLSPVELSNYAEQETQRAEREKLLKEQERLLKEQETQRAEREKLLKEQERFLKEQETQRAEREKLLKEQERFLKEQETQRAERERLLKEQEQIKYQTLLSQLKAKGIDITALE from the coding sequence ATGGTGAGGCAAATTGCACCAAAAACTCAACTGGGGGTGATAGAATCTAACATTAATCAGGGTGTGGAGACATCTGAAATTGTCTACCCAGAAAGTGATAACAAACCTATGGCGGATAACACTAGACAATTTACATGGATTGTCAAAATTAAGGAAAATTTAGAAATACTATTTAAGTCTAAGGCGGATGTGTTTGTGGCTGGGGACTTGTTTTGGTATCCAGTGAAGGGTAGTAACAAAATTAAACTAGCCCCTGACACCATGGTGGTGTTTGGGAGACCTAAGGGTCACCGGGGGTCTTATCGACAGTGGGAGGAGGATAATATTCCTCCCCAGGTGGTTTTTGAAATTTTATCTCCTAGTAATAATAGTACTGAGATGAATAGAAAAAAGCTCTTTTATCTGGAACATGGAGTGGAGGAGTATTATGTATATGATCCAGATAGGATTAGTCTAGAAGTATCCATTAGAGAAAATAACTCATTTAAGGAGATTGAGAATTTTACCACTTGGACTAGTCCAAGATTGAAAATAAGATTTGACATGAGCCAAGATGAATTAGTCATCTATTATCCAGATGGGAGTAAGTTTCTTAGTCCTGTAGAATTGAGTAATTATGCAGAACAAGAAACTCAACGTGCAGAACGTGAAAAATTGCTTAAAGAACAAGAAAGACTTCTCAAAGAGCAGGAAACTCAACGTGCAGAACGTGAAAAATTGCTTAAAGAACAAGAAAGATTTCTCAAAGAACAAGAAACTCAACGTGCAGAACGTGAAAAATTGCTTAAAGAACAAGAAAGATTTCTCAAAGAACAAGAAACTCAACGTGCAGAACGTGAAAGACTTCTCAAAGAGCAGGAACAAATAAAGTATCAAACCTTGCTATCACAATTAAAAGCTAAGGGTATTGATATTACTGCACTCGAATAA
- a CDS encoding transposase: protein MSNISEYIQNNPHESHRFLGLKYEQLQQLLEKAIKLHHQKQQLVESKKTRIIQGGGGRKPKLSPSEQIILTLTYLRQLTTFQLLGIQFGVSETTANDIFNYWLPIIGELLPPSLLEQVKKNSSDYEVVKEILTEFELIVDSYEQPIDRPGEYQEQKKYYSGKKACHTRKSQLIVLPNGKDIVDVVAGKPGPKSDVNLFRETRNIFDKKQKFSGDKAYQGEELMKTPTKKPKNQELTSEQKEKNKELASERIFVEHLIRVVKIFRVAQERFRLNSSKYEQVIMTICGLVRFRMGTYLF from the coding sequence ATGAGCAACATATCTGAATATATCCAGAATAATCCTCACGAATCACACCGTTTTTTGGGTCTGAAGTATGAGCAGTTACAGCAACTTTTGGAAAAAGCCATAAAACTGCATCATCAGAAACAACAATTGGTTGAATCAAAAAAAACCCGAATTATTCAAGGCGGTGGAGGGCGCAAACCCAAATTATCACCGTCGGAGCAAATAATCTTAACATTAACATATTTACGGCAGTTAACAACATTTCAGCTACTAGGTATTCAATTTGGAGTAAGTGAAACAACTGCAAATGATATCTTTAACTATTGGTTGCCAATAATAGGAGAATTATTGCCACCAAGTTTGCTAGAACAGGTAAAAAAAAACTCCAGTGATTACGAAGTCGTTAAAGAAATATTAACAGAATTTGAGTTAATAGTGGATAGCTATGAACAGCCTATAGACAGACCTGGAGAGTACCAAGAACAAAAAAAATATTATTCAGGTAAAAAAGCCTGTCATACTAGAAAAAGTCAACTAATCGTTTTACCAAATGGTAAAGATATTGTTGATGTAGTAGCGGGTAAACCTGGTCCAAAAAGTGATGTAAATTTATTCCGTGAAACCAGAAATATATTTGATAAAAAACAAAAATTTAGTGGTGATAAAGCTTATCAAGGAGAGGAGTTAATGAAAACTCCGACAAAAAAACCTAAAAACCAAGAATTAACGTCTGAACAAAAAGAAAAAAATAAAGAGTTAGCTTCCGAACGAATTTTTGTTGAACATTTAATTCGTGTAGTGAAAATATTCAGAGTGGCACAAGAAAGATTTCGATTAAATTCAAGTAAGTATGAACAGGTAATCATGACTATTTGTGGACTTGTTCGTTTCCGAATGGGAACCTACTTATTTTAG
- a CDS encoding helix-turn-helix domain-containing protein: MLNLDRILNQERLLRAMTGLNRQAFNEPLSQLIVAWVAQEGSQRQLAERFKVSLSFVKNLVRRYRETGQVEPKQCGGYEKPIIAGQYLNMIKSWLDEKNDLLLSELCDRLRETTGTSVSITTMHRALEKLGLRHKKKSKCQ; this comes from the coding sequence ATGTTGAACTTAGACCGCATCCTGAATCAAGAGCGACTGCTACGAGCAATGACTGGACTTAACCGCCAAGCATTCAACGAGCCGTTATCTCAGTTGATTGTAGCATGGGTTGCTCAAGAGGGATCTCAACGCCAGTTGGCAGAAAGATTCAAGGTCAGCTTATCATTTGTGAAAAATTTAGTACGTCGTTATCGTGAAACTGGGCAAGTTGAGCCAAAGCAATGTGGGGGATATGAAAAGCCTATAATTGCAGGCCAATATTTAAACATGATCAAGTCTTGGCTGGATGAGAAAAATGATTTACTACTTTCAGAATTATGCGATCGCCTGAGAGAAACGACGGGCACTAGTGTTAGTATCACAACCATGCATCGAGCCTTAGAAAAGTTGGGTCTACGTCATAAAAAAAAGTCTAAATGCCAGTGA
- the psbA gene encoding photosystem II q(b) protein: protein MTTAIQQRQSANVWDRFCEFITSTNNRLYIGWFGVLMIPTLLAATTCFIIAFIAAPPVDIDGIREPVAGSLMYGNNIISGAVVPSSNAIGLHFYPIWEAASLDEWLYNGGPYQLVIFHFLIGVACYLGREWELSFRLGMRPWICVAFSAPLAAATAVFLIYPIGQGSFSDGMPLGISGTFNFMIVFQAEHNILMHPFHMLGVAGVFGGSLFSAMHGSLVTSSLVRETTETESQNYGYKFGQEEETYNIVAAHGYFGRLIFQYASFNNSRSLHFFLAAWPVVGIWFTALGVSTMAFNLNGFNFNQSIIDSQGRVIGTWADVINRANLGMEVMHERNAHNFPLDLAAGEVAPVALTAPAING from the coding sequence ATGACCACCGCCATTCAACAGCGCCAAAGCGCCAACGTATGGGATCGCTTCTGTGAATTTATCACCAGCACCAACAACCGCCTTTATATTGGCTGGTTCGGCGTGTTAATGATCCCCACCCTGCTTGCAGCTACCACTTGCTTCATCATTGCTTTTATTGCTGCTCCCCCCGTGGACATCGACGGTATTCGTGAACCCGTAGCTGGTTCCCTAATGTACGGTAACAACATCATCTCCGGTGCTGTAGTTCCTTCCTCCAACGCCATTGGCTTGCACTTCTACCCAATTTGGGAAGCTGCATCCTTAGATGAATGGTTATACAACGGTGGTCCTTACCAACTAGTAATTTTCCACTTCTTGATTGGTGTAGCCTGCTACCTAGGTCGTGAATGGGAACTATCCTTCCGTTTAGGCATGCGTCCTTGGATTTGCGTAGCATTCTCCGCTCCTTTGGCAGCTGCTACCGCAGTATTCTTAATCTACCCCATCGGACAAGGTTCATTCTCTGATGGTATGCCCTTAGGTATCTCTGGAACCTTCAACTTCATGATTGTGTTCCAAGCAGAGCATAACATCCTCATGCACCCCTTCCACATGTTAGGAGTAGCAGGTGTATTCGGTGGTAGCTTGTTCAGCGCTATGCACGGTTCCTTAGTAACATCTTCCTTAGTAAGAGAAACAACCGAAACCGAGTCTCAGAACTATGGTTACAAGTTCGGACAAGAGGAAGAAACCTACAACATCGTAGCAGCACACGGTTACTTCGGACGCTTGATATTCCAATATGCTTCATTCAACAACAGCCGTTCACTACACTTCTTCTTGGCAGCATGGCCAGTAGTAGGAATCTGGTTTACAGCACTGGGTGTAAGCACCATGGCATTCAACCTGAATGGATTCAACTTCAACCAATCCATCATTGATTCTCAAGGACGCGTAATCGGTACATGGGCTGACGTAATCAACCGCGCTAACCTAGGTATGGAAGTAATGCACGAGCGCAATGCGCACAACTTCCCCTTAGACCTAGCTGCTGGTGAAGTAGCACCTGTAGCATTAACCGCTCCCGCAATCAACGGTTAA
- a CDS encoding ParB/RepB/Spo0J family partition protein, whose translation MVKKTLELPRMRGIQDLLSINMDVESPTTTISIDKIRLPAKQARRYFDVEKLNHLAQSIQEHGILQPLLVRPFSGVSGEYELVAGERRLRAAQIIGLKEVPIISKDLSDIQRSQITLLENLQREDLSPLEETEGILELLGIQLDVAPSDIISILNQAANNKRRNLELTENVFRQIETIEKVFSTIGKFSAESFRTSRLPLLNLPGDLLDVLRQGKLQYTKARVIAQVKDEGKRNELINKAISDNLSLNEIKQLLKISKSAETTIEESLRTRYTAIAKRLKNTKVWEDVKKTKKLEKLLKDLEELLD comes from the coding sequence ATGGTCAAAAAAACTCTCGAACTCCCAAGAATGCGTGGCATACAAGATTTATTAAGCATAAACATGGATGTGGAATCTCCAACCACTACCATTAGTATTGATAAAATCAGATTACCTGCCAAGCAAGCGCGTCGTTATTTTGATGTTGAAAAACTAAATCATTTAGCACAATCAATTCAAGAACACGGTATTTTACAACCTTTATTAGTGCGTCCTTTTTCTGGAGTTTCTGGCGAATACGAATTGGTGGCTGGTGAACGCCGACTCAGAGCAGCTCAAATAATAGGTTTAAAAGAAGTCCCGATTATCTCAAAAGATCTATCTGATATTCAAAGGTCGCAAATCACTTTACTAGAAAACTTACAGCGGGAAGATCTCAGCCCCCTGGAAGAAACTGAGGGAATTCTGGAATTGCTTGGCATTCAACTTGATGTAGCGCCTAGTGACATTATCTCAATTCTTAACCAAGCTGCTAATAACAAAAGACGTAACTTGGAATTGACGGAAAACGTTTTCCGTCAGATAGAAACCATAGAGAAGGTCTTTTCTACGATTGGAAAGTTTAGTGCTGAAAGTTTCAGGACTAGCCGTTTACCACTGTTGAATTTACCTGGTGATTTACTAGATGTATTACGTCAGGGAAAACTTCAATACACTAAAGCTAGGGTCATAGCCCAAGTTAAGGATGAAGGTAAACGTAACGAACTAATCAATAAAGCTATAAGTGACAATTTGTCACTTAATGAAATTAAGCAGTTACTCAAGATCTCGAAATCAGCAGAAACTACTATTGAAGAAAGTTTGAGAACAAGATACACCGCTATCGCCAAAAGGTTAAAGAATACTAAGGTCTGGGAGGATGTCAAGAAAACTAAGAAACTAGAAAAACTCCTGAAGGACTTAGAAGAGTTATTAGACTAG
- a CDS encoding pentapeptide repeat-containing protein encodes MVTDLRRGAKLRRADLSRAEVGGTSFKNAKLNPEWQFLQLYDTGEA; translated from the coding sequence TTGGTTACGGATTTAAGACGAGGTGCTAAACTCAGACGTGCTGACCTCTCTCGTGCTGAGGTGGGAGGTACTAGTTTCAAGAATGCTAAGCTGAACCCTGAATGGCAATTTCTCCAACTATACGATACCGGAGAAGCTTAA
- a CDS encoding PIN domain-containing protein → MSSFGVVLDACVLIPATLRDTLLRAVEKGMYRLHWSDEILDEVRRNLVKRGMTSPEDAQDLIDQMNRFFAEANVRGFEVLIPAMTNDEKDRHVLAAAVMSRSQVIVTSNIKDFPKQTLEPFGVEAQTPDEFLTHLFYLNPTLMMEILSEQAGDLDDPPLTVPEVLAVLAIVAPGFVKLMQS, encoded by the coding sequence TTGTCATCTTTTGGAGTAGTTTTGGATGCCTGTGTCCTAATTCCTGCCACCTTGAGAGATACGCTCCTCCGCGCTGTCGAAAAAGGGATGTATCGGCTGCACTGGAGCGACGAAATCTTAGACGAAGTGAGGCGCAATTTGGTCAAGAGAGGAATGACCAGTCCCGAAGATGCTCAAGATCTGATCGACCAAATGAATCGGTTTTTCGCCGAAGCTAATGTGCGAGGGTTTGAAGTACTCATCCCTGCCATGACTAACGATGAGAAAGACCGCCATGTCTTAGCTGCAGCGGTGATGTCTCGATCTCAAGTAATTGTCACCAGCAACATCAAGGACTTTCCCAAACAAACATTAGAACCGTTTGGGGTTGAGGCTCAAACCCCAGATGAGTTTCTGACCCATCTCTTCTACTTGAATCCCACGCTGATGATGGAAATTTTGAGCGAACAAGCTGGCGACCTCGACGACCCACCACTGACAGTTCCAGAAGTGTTAGCAGTTCTCGCGATCGTGGCACCAGGGTTTGTGAAATTGATGCAATCATAG
- a CDS encoding Uma2 family endonuclease, producing MVRQIVPETEPGGIKSDKNQLGETIVPQIVYPESDNKPMADNTRQFTWIVKIKENLEILFKSNLDVFVAGDLFWYPVEGSNKIKLAPDTMVVFGRPKAHRGSYRQWEEDNIPPQVVFEILSPGNTQDEMDKKKLFYLKHGVEEYYVYDPDRISLEVSIRENNSFKEIKDFSVWTSPRLDVRFDMTGDELVIYYPDGGRFLSSVELSNYAEQETQRAEREKLLKEQERFLKEQEQIKYQTLLSQLKAKGIDITALE from the coding sequence ATGGTGAGGCAAATTGTACCAGAAACTGAACCGGGGGGGATAAAATCTGATAAAAATCAGCTTGGAGAGACAATCGTCCCTCAAATTGTCTACCCAGAAAGTGATAATAAACCTATGGCGGATAACACTAGACAATTTACATGGATTGTCAAAATTAAGGAAAATTTAGAAATACTATTTAAGTCTAACCTAGATGTGTTTGTAGCTGGGGACTTATTTTGGTATCCAGTAGAGGGTAGCAACAAAATTAAACTAGCTCCCGATACCATGGTGGTGTTTGGGAGACCCAAGGCACACCGGGGGTCTTATCGACAGTGGGAAGAAGATAATATTCCTCCCCAGGTGGTTTTTGAAATTTTATCTCCCGGGAATACTCAAGATGAAATGGACAAAAAAAAGCTGTTTTATCTGAAACATGGAGTAGAAGAGTATTATGTGTATGACCCAGATAGAATTAGTCTAGAAGTATCTATTAGAGAAAATAATTCATTTAAAGAGATTAAGGATTTTAGTGTTTGGACTAGTCCAAGATTGGATGTACGGTTTGATATGACGGGAGATGAATTAGTCATCTATTATCCAGACGGTGGTAGGTTTCTTAGTTCTGTAGAGTTGAGTAATTATGCAGAACAAGAAACCCAACGTGCAGAACGTGAAAAATTGCTTAAAGAACAAGAAAGATTTCTCAAAGAGCAGGAACAAATAAAGTATCAAACCTTGCTATCACAATTAAAAGCTAAGGGTATTGATATTACTGCACTCGAATAA
- a CDS encoding DUF2442 domain-containing protein, translated as MFLHIVSAEHLDGYKIKIKFNDNRSGIVDLGDSLNGKVFKPLQNLDIFQQFEVDPQSKTIRWSNGADFAPEYLYFLAFRHLPELQAQFEKWGYLPDKVSITCELITS; from the coding sequence ATGTTCTTACACATTGTTTCTGCTGAGCATCTCGATGGCTACAAGATTAAAATTAAGTTTAATGACAATCGCAGTGGGATCGTTGACTTAGGCGATAGCTTAAATGGCAAAGTGTTTAAGCCCCTGCAAAACCTGGATATCTTTCAGCAGTTTGAAGTTGATCCCCAGTCGAAGACAATACGTTGGTCAAATGGAGCGGACTTTGCACCTGAATATCTATATTTTCTTGCATTTCGTCATCTACCGGAATTGCAGGCACAATTTGAGAAATGGGGATATTTGCCAGATAAAGTTTCTATAACTTGTGAACTGATTACGAGTTAA
- a CDS encoding helix-turn-helix domain-containing protein has translation MLSTVLDHQPITAREEDRPALIELEDLLGQLDPESPSFQLVSTSGAAIDIPTPVFNLMQQMVHELLQGNSVTIVPIHKELTTQEAADILNVSRQYLVELLDAQTIPHTKVGTHRRIRFGNLMHYKTERDAKRQAGLSRMTKKSQQLGLYTEAANTLQDPQGT, from the coding sequence ATGCTATCGACTGTTTTAGACCACCAACCAATTACAGCTAGAGAAGAAGATCGACCCGCTCTGATCGAACTAGAAGACCTCTTAGGACAATTAGACCCAGAATCCCCTAGCTTTCAACTTGTCAGCACATCAGGAGCTGCCATCGATATCCCCACTCCAGTCTTTAACCTGATGCAGCAGATGGTGCACGAGCTACTTCAAGGCAACAGTGTTACCATCGTCCCGATCCATAAAGAACTTACCACTCAAGAAGCCGCCGACATTCTCAATGTCTCCCGTCAATATCTCGTCGAACTCCTAGATGCCCAAACCATCCCCCATACCAAAGTTGGCACCCACCGTCGCATCCGTTTCGGCAATCTGATGCATTATAAAACTGAGCGCGATGCTAAGCGGCAAGCGGGACTATCGCGGATGACCAAGAAGAGTCAGCAGCTCGGTCTATATACCGAAGCAGCCAATACCCTCCAAGACCCGCAAGGCACATAG
- a CDS encoding IS1 family transposase — protein sequence MHCPNCGSSKIRKNGKRRGKQNHICVDCGRQFIDVYSPPKGYSEEVKQSCLRSYVNGMGFRAIERDKGVHHTTIIYWLKQIGSILPDAPPVEETPLVGELDELETFVGSKKNKIWLWTAVNHFRKNILAWVVGDHSSQAFQPLWDIVKLWQCFFYVTDGWRVYPSFIQPEDHIVSKTYMTRVEGENTRLRHYLARLHRKTLCYSKSVDMLRYSIKLLLHYLKYEVIPAFS from the coding sequence GTGCATTGTCCAAACTGCGGGTCTTCCAAAATCAGAAAGAATGGCAAACGTCGAGGTAAACAAAATCACATTTGTGTTGATTGTGGTCGTCAATTTATCGATGTCTATAGTCCACCTAAAGGCTATTCAGAAGAAGTTAAACAAAGTTGCCTGCGCTCTTATGTTAACGGTATGGGATTTAGAGCAATTGAACGCGATAAAGGCGTTCATCATACAACTATTATTTACTGGCTAAAACAAATTGGTTCCATACTTCCAGATGCTCCACCAGTTGAGGAAACACCCTTGGTAGGTGAGCTTGATGAGTTGGAGACCTTTGTGGGATCAAAAAAAAACAAAATATGGTTGTGGACAGCAGTAAATCACTTCCGTAAAAATATCCTGGCTTGGGTTGTGGGAGACCACAGCTCACAAGCATTTCAACCTTTGTGGGACATCGTTAAACTCTGGCAATGCTTTTTTTATGTTACTGATGGGTGGAGGGTTTATCCGAGTTTTATTCAGCCAGAGGATCATATTGTGAGCAAAACATATATGACTAGGGTAGAGGGTGAAAATACACGTTTACGTCACTACTTAGCGCGACTACATAGAAAAACGCTATGCTATTCAAAATCTGTAGATATGCTTAGGTATTCAATTAAATTATTACTTCACTATTTAAAGTATGAAGTAATACCCGCGTTTAGTTGA
- the psbU gene encoding photosystem II complex extrinsic protein PsbU has translation MQVRTRLLMFLSAVFVILGIILSQPTLADGLKVDNFSNLIALQNSAEDKLGTDFGRKINLNNASRREFKQYPGLYPTLAVWIVKNSPYKKVEDVLKISGLTDGQVEVLRSNLDHFTVEEHNFSGLEERP, from the coding sequence ATGCAGGTTAGGACACGCTTATTAATGTTTTTGAGTGCGGTATTCGTAATTTTGGGAATAATTCTTTCCCAACCAACATTAGCTGATGGATTGAAGGTGGACAATTTTTCTAACCTCATTGCCTTGCAAAATTCGGCCGAGGATAAGCTGGGTACTGACTTTGGTCGAAAAATTAACCTCAATAATGCAAGTAGGCGGGAATTTAAGCAGTATCCTGGTTTGTATCCCACATTGGCTGTTTGGATAGTGAAGAATTCACCATACAAAAAAGTAGAAGACGTGCTGAAAATTTCAGGGTTGACCGATGGACAGGTAGAAGTATTACGTAGTAATTTAGATCATTTTACCGTTGAAGAACACAATTTCTCTGGACTTGAAGAACGCCCTTGA